One stretch of Zootoca vivipara chromosome 8, rZooViv1.1, whole genome shotgun sequence DNA includes these proteins:
- the OTULIN gene encoding ubiquitin thioesterase otulin isoform X3 has translation MYRDAEEIEREKVLLVCGTGSSDFPENKLSVEPEVGIMDYCQKEWRGNTSQAKCIRKGYEAVSQKFISIRRVRGDNYCAVRATLFQALSQAVQLPDWLKREDMSSLPEKLMEKYGWITQWQLRQKWTSKVENLVDEIKDCLMLLKNKWKRMSEMKGLAERQVACDELFRSEEDEYKLYEAVKFLMLNTAIHLYEDNEKGKEVPVFAWLLFARDTSSNPSQLMENHLNQLGHTGGLEQVEMFLLAYALQHTIQVYRLYKYNTDEFITLYPNDPEEAWPIVTLITEDDRHYNIPARVCEETSL, from the exons ATGTACCGTGATgcggaagaaatagagagagaaaaagtattGCTTGTGTGTGGGACAGGCTCCTCAG ATTTTCCAGAAAACAAGCTAAGTGTCGAACCAGAGGTTGGCATCATGGATTACTGTCAAAAAGAATGGAGAGGAAACACTTCGCAGGCCAAATGTATAAGGAAG GGCTACGAAGCAGTTTCACAGAAATTTATTTCGATAAGGAGAGTGCGAGGGGATAACTATTGCGCCGTCAGAGCGACGCTGTTTCAAGCCCTTAGCCAAGCTGTTCAGCTTCCTGACTGGCTCAAGAGAGAGGACATGTCGTCG ctcccAGAGAAACTGATGGAGAAATATGGCTGGATCACGCAATGGCAGCTCAGGCAAAAATGGACCAGCAAAGTTGAAAACTTGGTGGATGAAATTAAAGACTGTTTAATGCTACTAAAAAACAAG TGGAAACGTATGAGTGAAATGAAGGGCCTCGCCGAGAGGCAAGTGGCCTGCGATGAGCTTTTCAGAAGCGAGGAGGACGAATACAAACTCTACGAAGCTGTGAAATTTCTCATGCTCAATACGGCAATCCATTTGTACGAAGACAACGAGAAGGGGAAGGAGGTCCCCGTGTTTGCCTGGCTTCTCTTTGCCCGGGATACGTCCAGCAATCCTTCGCAGCTGATGGAAAACCACTTGAATCAACTCGGTCACACGGGAGGCCTTGAACAA GTGGAGATGTTTCTCCTGGCTTACGCCCTGCAGCATACCATCCAGGTCTATCGACTCTATAAGTACAACACAGATGAATTCATCACTCTTTACCCCAACGACCCAGAAGAGGCCTGGCCAATTGTAACCCTTATAACTGAAGATGACAGACATTATAATATACCTGCTCGAGTGTGCGAAGAGACTAGTTTGTAA
- the OTULIN gene encoding ubiquitin thioesterase otulin isoform X2: MSTDKDGQLCRPPDGRKTVLGAAEGDENKPTGPRPVPERQVCTSPGIATLTDNTKRFKLSSSQATQVSEEDMYRDAEEIEREKVLLVCGTGSSDFPENKLSVEPEVGIMDYCQKEWRGNTSQAKCIRKGYEAVSQKFISIRRVRGDNYCAVRATLFQALSQAVQLPDWLKREDMSSLPEKLMEKYGWITQWQLRQKWTSKVENLVDEIKDCLMLLKNKWKRMSEMKGLAERQVACDELFRSEEDEYKLYEAVKFLMLNTAIHLYEDNEKGKEVPVFAWLLFARDTSSNPSQLMENHLNQLGHTGGLEQVEMFLLAYALQHTIQVYRLYKYNTDEFITLYPNDPEEAWPIVTLITEDDRHYNIPARVCEETSL, translated from the exons ATGAGCACAGATAAGGACGGACAGCTTTGCAGGCCTCCGGATGGGAGAAAGACTGTCCTCggtgctgctgagggagatgagaACAAACCGACTGGGCCAAGACCAGTTCCGGAAAGGCAGGTTTGCACAAGCCCCGGCATTGCAACTCTTACAGACAATACTAAGCGATTTAAGCTAAGTAGCAGCCAGGCCACCCAAGTAAG CGAGGAGGACATGTACCGTGATgcggaagaaatagagagagaaaaagtattGCTTGTGTGTGGGACAGGCTCCTCAG ATTTTCCAGAAAACAAGCTAAGTGTCGAACCAGAGGTTGGCATCATGGATTACTGTCAAAAAGAATGGAGAGGAAACACTTCGCAGGCCAAATGTATAAGGAAG GGCTACGAAGCAGTTTCACAGAAATTTATTTCGATAAGGAGAGTGCGAGGGGATAACTATTGCGCCGTCAGAGCGACGCTGTTTCAAGCCCTTAGCCAAGCTGTTCAGCTTCCTGACTGGCTCAAGAGAGAGGACATGTCGTCG ctcccAGAGAAACTGATGGAGAAATATGGCTGGATCACGCAATGGCAGCTCAGGCAAAAATGGACCAGCAAAGTTGAAAACTTGGTGGATGAAATTAAAGACTGTTTAATGCTACTAAAAAACAAG TGGAAACGTATGAGTGAAATGAAGGGCCTCGCCGAGAGGCAAGTGGCCTGCGATGAGCTTTTCAGAAGCGAGGAGGACGAATACAAACTCTACGAAGCTGTGAAATTTCTCATGCTCAATACGGCAATCCATTTGTACGAAGACAACGAGAAGGGGAAGGAGGTCCCCGTGTTTGCCTGGCTTCTCTTTGCCCGGGATACGTCCAGCAATCCTTCGCAGCTGATGGAAAACCACTTGAATCAACTCGGTCACACGGGAGGCCTTGAACAA GTGGAGATGTTTCTCCTGGCTTACGCCCTGCAGCATACCATCCAGGTCTATCGACTCTATAAGTACAACACAGATGAATTCATCACTCTTTACCCCAACGACCCAGAAGAGGCCTGGCCAATTGTAACCCTTATAACTGAAGATGACAGACATTATAATATACCTGCTCGAGTGTGCGAAGAGACTAGTTTGTAA
- the OTULIN gene encoding ubiquitin thioesterase otulin isoform X1, with translation MSTDKDGQLCRPPDGRKTVLGAAEGDENKPTGPRPVPERQVCTSPGIATLTDNTKRFKLSSSQATQVSPGMSQQMARKATDPSVTTEEKRKKSIFGIQLSKNKKEKCPPHDKMSSMSSSISYKGSPALTIKEDGGNCTKRTQAEVSKVSRPRQDNSHKSKENLPASLIPSPMESSVDYEEDMYRDAEEIEREKVLLVCGTGSSDFPENKLSVEPEVGIMDYCQKEWRGNTSQAKCIRKGYEAVSQKFISIRRVRGDNYCAVRATLFQALSQAVQLPDWLKREDMSSLPEKLMEKYGWITQWQLRQKWTSKVENLVDEIKDCLMLLKNKWKRMSEMKGLAERQVACDELFRSEEDEYKLYEAVKFLMLNTAIHLYEDNEKGKEVPVFAWLLFARDTSSNPSQLMENHLNQLGHTGGLEQVEMFLLAYALQHTIQVYRLYKYNTDEFITLYPNDPEEAWPIVTLITEDDRHYNIPARVCEETSL, from the exons ATGAGCACAGATAAGGACGGACAGCTTTGCAGGCCTCCGGATGGGAGAAAGACTGTCCTCggtgctgctgagggagatgagaACAAACCGACTGGGCCAAGACCAGTTCCGGAAAGGCAGGTTTGCACAAGCCCCGGCATTGCAACTCTTACAGACAATACTAAGCGATTTAAGCTAAGTAGCAGCCAGGCCACCCAAGTAAG CCCTGGGATGTCACAGCAAATGGCGAGGAAGGCAACTGATCCTTCCGTTACCACAGAAGAGAAGCggaaaaaaagtatttttggTATACagctttctaaaaacaaaaaggaaaaatgccCTCCTCATGACAAAATGTCTTCCATGAGTTCAAGCATAAGCTACAAAGGGAGCCCTGCGTTGACCATCAAAGAAGATGGCGGCAATTGTACAAAGAGGACCCAGGCAGAGGTCTCAAAAGTATCTCGACCCCGCCAAGATAATTCTCACAAGAGTAAAGAAAACCTGCCTGCCTCACTCATCCCTTCCCCAATGGAATCGTCAGTAGACTA CGAGGAGGACATGTACCGTGATgcggaagaaatagagagagaaaaagtattGCTTGTGTGTGGGACAGGCTCCTCAG ATTTTCCAGAAAACAAGCTAAGTGTCGAACCAGAGGTTGGCATCATGGATTACTGTCAAAAAGAATGGAGAGGAAACACTTCGCAGGCCAAATGTATAAGGAAG GGCTACGAAGCAGTTTCACAGAAATTTATTTCGATAAGGAGAGTGCGAGGGGATAACTATTGCGCCGTCAGAGCGACGCTGTTTCAAGCCCTTAGCCAAGCTGTTCAGCTTCCTGACTGGCTCAAGAGAGAGGACATGTCGTCG ctcccAGAGAAACTGATGGAGAAATATGGCTGGATCACGCAATGGCAGCTCAGGCAAAAATGGACCAGCAAAGTTGAAAACTTGGTGGATGAAATTAAAGACTGTTTAATGCTACTAAAAAACAAG TGGAAACGTATGAGTGAAATGAAGGGCCTCGCCGAGAGGCAAGTGGCCTGCGATGAGCTTTTCAGAAGCGAGGAGGACGAATACAAACTCTACGAAGCTGTGAAATTTCTCATGCTCAATACGGCAATCCATTTGTACGAAGACAACGAGAAGGGGAAGGAGGTCCCCGTGTTTGCCTGGCTTCTCTTTGCCCGGGATACGTCCAGCAATCCTTCGCAGCTGATGGAAAACCACTTGAATCAACTCGGTCACACGGGAGGCCTTGAACAA GTGGAGATGTTTCTCCTGGCTTACGCCCTGCAGCATACCATCCAGGTCTATCGACTCTATAAGTACAACACAGATGAATTCATCACTCTTTACCCCAACGACCCAGAAGAGGCCTGGCCAATTGTAACCCTTATAACTGAAGATGACAGACATTATAATATACCTGCTCGAGTGTGCGAAGAGACTAGTTTGTAA